In a single window of the Elaeis guineensis isolate ETL-2024a chromosome 4, EG11, whole genome shotgun sequence genome:
- the LOC140857295 gene encoding uncharacterized protein, translating into MQEISGRAIEDFMNQDPPHFCKAFINTFSRCDIVDNNLLETFNGYIVQVRHKHIIDMLKDIRVVLMERMFAKKQMMVNSDDNICPRIKKKLEKAKLRSMVCTPRPNRELKFEVRVVDNRYIVDLNKKSCTCRQWDVSGIPCIYAISCINWMKQDIDTYVDDYYKKKTYLMAYQYALQPLNGQQMWPQENIEIILPPTIKKMPGRPKKSKRKDKDEIANSSNKLARIGLKMQYKAYGQYGHNKRTYKHKN; encoded by the coding sequence ATGCAAGAAATATCAGGCAGAGCTATTGAAGACTTCATGAACCAAGATCCACCCCATTTTTGTAAGGCATTCATCAATACTTTTTCAAGATGTGACATAGTTGATAATAACCTATTAGAGACTTTTAATGGTTACATTGTTCAAGTAAGGCATAAACATATAATAGATATGTTGAAAGACATAAGAGTTGTATTGATGGAGAGGATGTTTGCTAAGAAACAGATGATGGTAAACTCAGATGACAACATATGTCCAAGAATAAAAAAGAAGTTGGAAAAAGCTAAATTGAGGTCCATGGTCTGCACTCCAAGGCCTAATAGAGAgttaaaatttgaagttagagtTGTAGATAATAGGTATATTGTGGATCTCAATAAGAAGTCTTGCACATGCAGACAGTGGGATGTAAGTGGCATACCTTGTATTTATGCAATCTCATGCATCAATTGGATGAAACAAGATATAGATACTTATGTTGATGACTATTATAAGAAGAAAACATACTTGATGGCTTATCAGTATGCACTACAGCCATTGAACGGCCAGCAAATGTGGCCCCAAGAGAATATCGAGATTATCTTGCCCCCTACCATTAAGAAGATGCCTGGGAGGCCTAAGAAGAGCAAAAGAAAGGATAAGGATGAAATTGCCAATAGTAGCAATAAGCTAGCTAGGATTGGATTGAAAATGCAATACAAAGCCTACGGCCAATATGGCCATAACAAGAGAACATACAAGCACAAGAACTAG